The sequence GAGGCTCGCTTCGCGTTGTGGATTTTGCGCTTCATGAGACGGTTCCCCTAATGCCTGATCAGCCGGCCGCGGCCTTGCCGACCTTGCGGCGCACGTGCTCGTCGACGTAGCGGATGCCCTTGCCCTTGTATGGCTCCGGCGGCTTCACCTCGCGTACGTTCGACGCGAACTGGCCCACGGTGTGCCGGTTGGCGCCTTCGATCTTGATCTTGTTTTCCGCGACCGAGACCTTGAGGCCTTCCGGAATCGCCATCTCGACCGGGTGCGAGAAGCCCACGGTGAGGTTCAGGCTCTTGCCCTTCACCTCGGCGCGGAAGCCCGTGCCCTGGATCTCGAGCTCGCGCGTGAAGCCCATCGTCACGCCCGTGACCATGTTCTGCACCGTGGCGCGCACGAGCCCGTGCAGCGCGCGCGTCGGCGGCAGATCGTCGGGGCACCCGAACTTCACCTCGCCGCCCGCGACCTCGACCTTCACGCGCGCGTGCAGCGTTTCCTTGAGGGTGCCCTTCGGCCCCTTCACTTCGATCACGCCGTCCTTGTGGGCGATCGTGACGCCCGACGGAATCGCGACCGCTTTTCGACCCACGCGAGACATGACTACAAGCCTTTCGCGAGCTCTGCTCGCCTCTGTTCTCTTGCCTCGTCGCTCACGAGCCGCCCGGCTCGCTGCGCGCGACCTACGCGCTGCGCGCGTTGGATCGCTTGCTTACCAAACCTCGCAGAGCAGCTCGCCGCCGACGCGCTGCTCGCGCGCCGCGGCGTCGGAAAGCACGCCCTTGTTCGTGGAGATCACCGCCGTGCCGAGGCCGCTGCGCACGCGCGGAATCTCTTCCGCGCTCACGTAGACGCGGCGGCTCGGCTTCGAGACGCGGCGCATGCCGTCGATCACGCTCTTGCCGTCGCGGCCGAAGCGCAGCTTGATCTCGAGCACCGGGCGGCCGTCCTTCGCAGCGACGCCGACGGACTCGAGGTAGCCGGCGTCGGCGAGCACGCGCGCGACGGCGAGCTTCAGCTTCGACGAAGGCACCTGCAGCGACGGATGGCGCGCCTGACCCGCATTGCGGATCCGCGCGAGCATGTCAGAAATGGGATCAGTCATTAGGGAAAACTCCTCCGCTCACGCCCGGCGGAACGGCATGCCGAGGTGCGCCAGCAGCGCCTTCGCCTCGGCGTCGGTCTTGGCCGTCGTGCACACGGTCACGTTCATGCCGACGATCTTCTCGACTTTGTCGAACTCGACTTCCGGGAAGATGATCTGCTCGCGCAGGCCCAGCGTGTAGTTGCCGCGCCCGTCGAAGCCCTTCGCCGGCGTACCGCGGAAGTCGCGCACGCGGGGGAGAGCGACGTTCACGAGCCGGTCGAAGAACTCCCACATGCGCGCGCCGCGCAGCGTGACCATGCAGCCGATCGGGAGGCCAGCGCGCAGCTTGAAGTTGGCGATCGCCTTCTTCGACTTGCGCACGAGCGGCTTCTGACCGGTGATGGCCGCGAGCTCTTCCGTCGCCTTCTCCATCAGCTTCGGGTTCGCGACCGCTTCGCCGAGGCCGATGTTCACGACGATCTTCGAGAGATTCGGCACCTGATGCGGGTTCCCGTACGAGAACTCGGTGCGGAGCTTCGGCGCCACCTCTTTGCGGTAGCGCTCTTGAATGCGCGGGGCGGCCATTAGAGGACCTCCGGCGCGAGCGAGATGATCTTCATGAACTTCTGCGCGCGCAGCTCGCGCGCGACCGGCCCGAAGATGCGCGTGCCGATCGGCTCGCGGTTGTTGTCGATCAGCACGGCCGCGTTGTCGTCGAACTTGATGTAGGAGCCGTCGGGGCGCGACACGCTGCGGCGCGTGCGCACGACGACGGCTTTCTTCACCTCGCCCTTCTTCACGCGCGCGTTCGGGATCGCGTCCTTGATCGTCACGACGATCACGTCGCCGATCGACGCGTAGCGGCGGTGCGTGCCGCCGAGCACCCGGATGCACGCGACTTTGCGCGCGCCCGAGTTGTCGGCGACTTCCAGCTCAGTCTCTTGTTGAATCATCGCCGCTTACCCCTGCGCCCGGCGCGCCTTCTCGAGCGTCTCCGCCACCTTCCAGCGCTTGCGCTTGGAAAGCGGGCGATGCTCGACGATGCGAACGCGGTCACCCACGGCGCACTCGTTCGACTCGTCGTGCGCCATGAAGCGGGCGTAGCGACGCACGTACTTG is a genomic window of Deltaproteobacteria bacterium containing:
- the rplF gene encoding 50S ribosomal protein L6: MSRVGRKAVAIPSGVTIAHKDGVIEVKGPKGTLKETLHARVKVEVAGGEVKFGCPDDLPPTRALHGLVRATVQNMVTGVTMGFTRELEIQGTGFRAEVKGKSLNLTVGFSHPVEMAIPEGLKVSVAENKIKIEGANRHTVGQFASNVREVKPPEPYKGKGIRYVDEHVRRKVGKAAAG
- the rpsH gene encoding 30S ribosomal protein S8 — encoded protein: MTDPISDMLARIRNAGQARHPSLQVPSSKLKLAVARVLADAGYLESVGVAAKDGRPVLEIKLRFGRDGKSVIDGMRRVSKPSRRVYVSAEEIPRVRSGLGTAVISTNKGVLSDAAAREQRVGGELLCEVW
- the rplE gene encoding 50S ribosomal protein L5, whose translation is MAAPRIQERYRKEVAPKLRTEFSYGNPHQVPNLSKIVVNIGLGEAVANPKLMEKATEELAAITGQKPLVRKSKKAIANFKLRAGLPIGCMVTLRGARMWEFFDRLVNVALPRVRDFRGTPAKGFDGRGNYTLGLREQIIFPEVEFDKVEKIVGMNVTVCTTAKTDAEAKALLAHLGMPFRRA
- the rplN gene encoding 50S ribosomal protein L14, with protein sequence MIQQETELEVADNSGARKVACIRVLGGTHRRYASIGDVIVVTIKDAIPNARVKKGEVKKAVVVRTRRSVSRPDGSYIKFDDNAAVLIDNNREPIGTRIFGPVARELRAQKFMKIISLAPEVL
- the rpsQ gene encoding 30S ribosomal protein S17, which encodes MSERGRRRTLDGVVVSDKMDKTVVVSVERLVQDTTYSKYVRRYARFMAHDESNECAVGDRVRIVEHRPLSKRKRWKVAETLEKARRAQG